The following proteins come from a genomic window of Mycobacterium sp. DL:
- a CDS encoding EspA/EspE family type VII secretion system effector yields the protein MAAFDRFEVLGKVSAEQPGGPEEPRSALQRSSGAASAGSPILDSGRLLIAGMVGTTGRGEPERGEPFGHGAARFVAVGDTVGSAYPGDDWQGVGAQAYAGANRRQSEHTALMAVLDHRVQTVIAREADQIRHHRDKLQEQSDYLADLGHTTSSIGHVPGVGGAMRAATELAAVKTALGNCSGELYQLSNEVGENAAQLHELVGEYSRLSAEEAPAPDGDGEASAPPPGEGSGSDSNDQSSSAPPAVGGSPMPTSVGAVGAPTTEAFSETDAPPVDPGEVMAGMTSAFGAVGGVIGSIVAPLAAALTGAAGAAAQGLSGLASAPADAAETEMPGGIDPDLERGGTEDDDEETDEPAVADADAGGDAVPPEIVEEPRGSLSAGSEPPPPAAPPAATRPPR from the coding sequence ATGGCTGCATTCGACAGATTTGAAGTGCTCGGCAAAGTTTCGGCCGAGCAGCCGGGTGGTCCCGAGGAACCCCGGTCGGCTCTGCAGCGGTCGTCTGGCGCGGCGTCCGCCGGTTCCCCCATCCTCGACTCGGGACGACTGCTGATCGCCGGGATGGTGGGCACCACCGGCCGGGGCGAGCCGGAACGGGGCGAGCCCTTCGGGCATGGAGCGGCCCGCTTCGTCGCTGTCGGCGACACCGTGGGTTCGGCTTATCCCGGTGATGACTGGCAGGGCGTGGGCGCCCAGGCGTATGCAGGTGCCAACCGTCGCCAGTCCGAACACACCGCGCTGATGGCGGTGCTGGACCACAGAGTGCAGACCGTGATCGCCCGGGAGGCGGATCAGATCCGCCACCACCGCGACAAGCTGCAAGAGCAGTCCGACTACCTGGCCGACCTCGGGCACACGACCTCGTCTATCGGCCACGTTCCGGGCGTCGGAGGGGCGATGAGGGCCGCAACGGAACTGGCCGCGGTGAAGACCGCTCTGGGCAACTGCAGCGGGGAGTTGTATCAACTGTCGAACGAGGTCGGCGAGAACGCCGCCCAATTGCATGAGCTGGTCGGCGAGTACTCACGGCTGAGCGCGGAGGAGGCTCCCGCACCCGATGGCGACGGCGAGGCGTCCGCGCCCCCGCCGGGCGAGGGGTCGGGGTCCGACTCGAACGATCAGAGCTCATCGGCCCCGCCTGCGGTCGGCGGGTCGCCGATGCCGACGTCGGTGGGCGCAGTTGGCGCACCGACCACCGAGGCGTTCTCGGAGACGGACGCACCACCCGTCGATCCAGGCGAGGTGATGGCGGGGATGACCTCGGCGTTCGGTGCTGTCGGTGGGGTGATCGGCTCGATTGTCGCGCCGCTGGCTGCCGCGCTGACCGGGGCAGCAGGCGCGGCGGCCCAAGGGCTGTCCGGCCTGGCCTCGGCCCCCGCCGACGCAGCGGAGACAGAAATGCCCGGAGGCATAGACCCGGATCTCGAGCGCGGTGGCACCGAGGACGACGACGAGGAAACCGACGAACCGGCTGTGGCCGATGCTGACGCCGGCGGGGATGCGGTTCCGCCCGAGATCGTCGAGGAGCCCCGCGGATCGCTGTCGGCTGGTTCGGAACCGCCCCCACCGGCCGCACCGCCTGCCGCGACGAGACCACCGCGGTAG
- a CDS encoding MinD/ParA family protein, whose translation MTDRDDALRKDPGWTGPEEPHFEPSPEQGQPAAPPTPPDPERAGGMFRPPPNRPAPARPDSWGQAPPPGWPQRTRPAGPPTAPQHHGGGAPWHGQQPRGPEAPAHPGSYADRIRADELVPTRKAVPGRGWRSALYKATFGLINLGPSPEERRLAELEARIRGPLRGHFKIGVMGKGGAGKTTVSACIGSVLAELRQDDRVVAVDADTAFGKLGSRVDPKAQGSFWELAGDKHLETFADVRNRVGNNAAGLFVLAGEATPARRRVLDAAIYREATARLDRHFTISIIDCSSTMDTPVTQEVLRDLDALVVVSTPWVDGAAAAGQTLDWLANRGLTGLLQRTIVVLNDSDGHADKRTRAILAQQFSGQGQLVVEVPFDGHLRPGGVIDGTREMSPPARRKFLEICAALASHFPNRDDRSRERR comes from the coding sequence GTGACCGACCGCGATGACGCGTTGCGGAAAGATCCGGGCTGGACAGGCCCCGAGGAACCCCACTTCGAGCCGTCACCCGAACAGGGTCAGCCCGCCGCTCCGCCGACGCCTCCCGACCCCGAACGCGCCGGCGGGATGTTCCGTCCGCCGCCGAACCGACCCGCGCCTGCCCGTCCCGACAGCTGGGGCCAGGCGCCACCCCCGGGGTGGCCCCAGCGCACGCGCCCGGCCGGACCCCCCACCGCACCCCAGCACCACGGCGGCGGCGCACCGTGGCACGGCCAGCAGCCCCGGGGGCCCGAGGCACCCGCGCACCCCGGCTCCTACGCCGACCGGATCCGGGCCGACGAACTCGTTCCCACCCGCAAGGCCGTGCCCGGCCGCGGTTGGCGATCAGCGCTCTACAAGGCCACCTTCGGGCTGATCAATCTCGGACCCTCACCCGAGGAGCGTCGCCTCGCCGAACTCGAGGCCAGGATTCGCGGTCCGCTGCGCGGTCACTTCAAGATCGGCGTGATGGGCAAGGGCGGTGCCGGTAAGACGACGGTGTCGGCCTGCATCGGATCTGTCCTGGCCGAGCTCCGGCAGGACGATCGGGTGGTGGCCGTCGACGCCGACACCGCGTTCGGCAAGCTCGGGAGTCGGGTGGACCCGAAAGCGCAGGGTTCCTTCTGGGAGCTGGCCGGGGACAAGCACCTCGAGACCTTCGCCGACGTTCGCAACCGGGTCGGCAACAACGCCGCCGGACTGTTCGTGTTGGCCGGTGAAGCGACGCCGGCCCGCCGCCGGGTCCTCGATGCGGCGATCTATCGCGAGGCCACCGCGCGCCTCGATCGCCATTTCACCATCTCGATCATCGACTGCAGCTCGACGATGGACACCCCCGTCACCCAGGAGGTGCTGCGCGACCTCGATGCGCTGGTTGTGGTGTCCACGCCGTGGGTGGATGGCGCGGCCGCGGCGGGACAGACCTTGGACTGGCTCGCCAATCGCGGTTTGACGGGCCTGTTGCAGCGCACCATCGTGGTACTCAACGACTCCGACGGACACGCCGACAAACGTACGAGGGCGATTCTCGCCCAACAGTTCTCGGGCCAGGGCCAGCTCGTCGTCGAGGTGCCCTTCGACGGGCACCTGCGCCCCGGCGGCGTCATCGACGGAACACGCGAGATGTCCCCACCCGCTCGTCGGAAATTCCTCGAGATCTGCGCTGCCCTGGCCTCGCACTTCCCCAACCGCGACGACCGCTCACGCGAACGGCGCTGA
- a CDS encoding ESX-1 secretion-associated protein, which produces MSREALQVSTAHLRALADRHCQAAGQIIAAVAAVSGTDSGIRTSHGVIASATAGAVAAVEQARRAAGAGMVAESSALSDNLTGAADRYEAADHHSGVRLDRQVEDAPTSLDPR; this is translated from the coding sequence ATGTCACGGGAAGCATTGCAGGTCAGCACCGCTCATCTGCGGGCGCTGGCCGACAGACACTGCCAGGCAGCCGGCCAGATCATCGCTGCGGTTGCTGCGGTGTCCGGAACCGACAGCGGAATCCGCACCTCCCACGGGGTGATCGCATCGGCCACAGCGGGCGCCGTCGCCGCGGTCGAGCAGGCGCGCCGCGCCGCCGGAGCGGGCATGGTGGCCGAGTCCAGCGCGCTGAGTGACAACCTCACCGGCGCCGCCGACCGCTACGAGGCGGCCGATCACCACTCGGGTGTGCGCCTCGACCGGCAGGTCGAGGACGCTCCGACCTCCCTGGACCCGCGATGA
- the eccA gene encoding type VII secretion AAA-ATPase EccA: MTEHLASVFGTAVGMLPTSPARSLEMFTEITEVDETACDAWVGRIRCGDMDRVTMFRAWYSRNNFGQLAGAAEISMNSLAARVPIGGQYGDITYPVISPLAITMGFAVTEAAEGNYADAMEALDDAPAAGAEHLVSWVRAVIYGAAQRWTDVIDEVRGAGAWPDKFLAAAAGVAHGVAAANLGLFTEAERRLTESNSSPAGEACAPSIAWFLAMTRRGQGNEDAAIALLEWLQATHPSPKVTAALKDPACRLETTTAEKIAARRDPWDPSSVVADNSGREALLAEAQSELDRQIGLTRVKEQIERYRAATQMAKVRAARGMKVAQASKHMIFTGPPGTGKTTIARVVANILAGLGVIDEPKLVETSRKDFVAEYEGQSAVKTARTIDRAMGGVLFIDEAYTLVQERDGRADPFGSEALDTLLARMENDRDRLVVIIAGYGNDIDRLLETNDGLRSRFSTRIEFDSYSPEEIVEIGRVIAAANDSSLSDEAAKQVLEAATLLVQSTTSGKPALDVAGNGRYARQLVEAGEQTRDMRLARSLDIESLAVEQLSEINGEDMAAAIVSVHGRLNLSG, translated from the coding sequence ATGACTGAACATCTGGCAAGCGTCTTCGGCACCGCGGTCGGCATGCTGCCCACCTCACCGGCGCGGTCGTTGGAGATGTTCACCGAGATCACCGAGGTCGACGAAACCGCCTGTGACGCCTGGGTGGGACGCATCCGCTGTGGTGACATGGACCGGGTGACCATGTTCCGGGCGTGGTACTCGCGGAACAACTTCGGCCAACTCGCCGGTGCCGCCGAGATCTCGATGAACAGCCTGGCAGCGCGGGTGCCGATCGGCGGCCAGTACGGCGACATCACCTATCCCGTGATCTCCCCGCTGGCCATCACCATGGGGTTCGCGGTGACCGAGGCCGCCGAAGGCAACTATGCCGACGCGATGGAGGCGCTCGACGACGCACCCGCGGCGGGTGCGGAACACCTGGTGTCCTGGGTCAGGGCCGTCATCTACGGCGCGGCACAACGGTGGACCGATGTGATCGACGAAGTCCGCGGCGCCGGTGCCTGGCCCGACAAGTTCCTCGCCGCCGCGGCAGGGGTGGCACACGGGGTGGCGGCAGCCAACCTCGGGTTGTTCACCGAGGCGGAACGCCGCCTGACAGAGTCGAATTCGTCGCCAGCCGGCGAAGCGTGTGCCCCCTCGATCGCCTGGTTCCTGGCGATGACCCGGCGGGGACAAGGCAACGAGGATGCTGCTATCGCGCTGCTGGAGTGGCTGCAGGCCACCCATCCCTCGCCGAAAGTGACTGCCGCGCTGAAGGATCCGGCGTGTCGACTGGAGACCACCACTGCGGAGAAGATCGCCGCCCGGCGCGACCCATGGGACCCGTCCAGCGTCGTGGCGGACAACTCCGGTCGCGAAGCGCTTCTGGCCGAGGCGCAATCGGAACTGGACCGTCAGATCGGCCTGACTCGGGTCAAGGAACAGATCGAGCGTTACCGCGCGGCCACGCAGATGGCGAAGGTGCGGGCTGCCCGCGGCATGAAGGTGGCGCAGGCCTCCAAACACATGATCTTCACCGGCCCGCCCGGGACGGGCAAGACGACGATCGCCCGGGTCGTCGCCAACATCCTGGCCGGCCTGGGCGTGATCGACGAGCCCAAACTCGTCGAGACATCCCGCAAGGACTTCGTCGCCGAGTACGAGGGCCAGTCCGCAGTCAAGACGGCACGGACGATCGACCGGGCGATGGGCGGAGTGCTGTTCATCGACGAGGCTTACACACTGGTGCAGGAGCGTGACGGCCGCGCCGATCCGTTCGGCAGCGAGGCTCTCGACACCCTGCTCGCCCGGATGGAGAACGACCGTGACCGGTTGGTGGTGATCATCGCGGGCTACGGCAACGACATCGACCGGCTGCTGGAAACCAATGACGGTCTGCGCTCGCGGTTCTCCACCCGGATCGAGTTCGACTCGTACTCTCCGGAGGAGATCGTCGAGATCGGCCGGGTGATCGCAGCGGCCAACGACTCGAGCCTCTCCGACGAGGCAGCCAAGCAGGTGCTGGAAGCGGCGACGCTGCTGGTTCAGAGCACCACAAGCGGCAAGCCCGCCCTCGATGTCGCGGGCAACGGCCGCTACGCCCGCCAGCTCGTCGAGGCTGGAGAGCAGACGCGGGATATGCGTCTGGCGCGGTCGCTGGATATCGAATCCCTTGCCGTAGAACAACTCAGCGAGATCAACGGTGAGGACATGG
- a CDS encoding ESX secretion-associated protein EspG — MTAGAYFGDSEPTHYDDVVGAEVTIDGMLVIADLLHLVDFPLSLGIRPNIPYEDQRKLVWDQVTRDLTAQGILTAFGDPHPEVAAMVDALSRPDRTLDCRWWRREAGGKMVRFVVCRKGERHVVAARDEDMLVLQRVAPQIGLAGMVNVVVGDATPADVEPLTGIAARLAEARSADQLARYGLPPSSARIYADATGKPDSWVEITANERHSGGTYSQAGVGAGVLDSAHGRIVSVPRRVNGELYGSFLPGTQENLQRALNGLMEFLPSGAWSDHEDVSDRVEADAAAPD, encoded by the coding sequence ATGACGGCCGGCGCGTACTTCGGGGACAGCGAGCCCACCCACTACGACGACGTGGTGGGCGCCGAGGTCACCATCGACGGGATGCTGGTCATCGCCGATCTTCTCCACCTCGTGGACTTTCCGCTGTCCCTGGGGATCCGGCCCAACATCCCCTACGAGGACCAGCGCAAGCTCGTGTGGGATCAGGTCACCCGCGACCTCACTGCTCAGGGAATCCTCACCGCATTCGGTGACCCCCACCCCGAGGTAGCCGCGATGGTCGACGCGCTGAGCCGGCCCGACCGAACTCTCGACTGCCGCTGGTGGCGCCGCGAGGCCGGTGGCAAAATGGTGCGCTTTGTGGTGTGTCGCAAGGGGGAACGTCATGTCGTCGCCGCACGCGATGAAGACATGCTGGTGCTGCAACGGGTTGCTCCGCAGATCGGTCTGGCGGGCATGGTGAACGTGGTCGTCGGCGATGCCACACCGGCGGACGTCGAGCCGCTGACCGGTATCGCCGCCAGATTGGCCGAGGCACGCTCGGCGGACCAACTCGCGCGATACGGCCTGCCGCCCTCCTCGGCCCGGATCTACGCGGACGCAACGGGCAAACCGGACAGCTGGGTGGAGATCACCGCCAACGAGCGACATTCCGGAGGGACCTACTCCCAAGCAGGGGTGGGGGCCGGTGTCCTCGATTCGGCGCACGGCAGAATCGTGTCGGTCCCGCGGCGGGTCAACGGTGAGCTGTACGGCAGCTTCCTGCCGGGCACTCAGGAGAACCTGCAACGGGCATTGAACGGTCTGATGGAGTTCCTCCCGTCCGGTGCCTGGTCCGACCACGAAGACGTGAGCGACCGTGTCGAGGCCGACGCTGCGGCCCCGGACTGA